Proteins encoded by one window of Streptomyces sp. NBC_01477:
- a CDS encoding TIGR02678 family protein: protein MTLPSAHDVALAAERRSAGRLLLAHPLVTADGPHADLFPLIRRHADWLTQRFQQVLGYRLLVDTSYARLFKAGLGQGAGHRLERSSGTPFTPRTYACVALALSVLVTAPEQMLLSQLVADIKAAAADAGVEWEDVGRATQKRTLGAALRQLVDWGVLAETEGSVGAVEQEDGGEALISVDREMARAVVAGPLTQSTSGTDLVRRAADPGFGGPRTYVRRMLVETPVVLLDELTDAERDWLRTRQRREAQAFSELLGLEAEIRAEGAALVDPEDELSDVNFPGSGTVAQAALLALGEMVERLRPDSPGHPATGGHLVIGVPIPDGLIDEILAEVVVSYGRRSNWKRELVESPPALGAAVVDLLVRMRLVARDGVLRSQGAGLPEEYDDAVPEGRPVTDVSGARASGSGLVLLAAAARYAAQVTVRPAQRTVAAIDGHQEPLS from the coding sequence GTGACCCTGCCCTCGGCTCATGACGTCGCCCTCGCGGCCGAACGCCGCAGTGCGGGACGGTTGCTGCTCGCCCATCCGCTGGTGACCGCGGACGGCCCGCACGCGGACCTCTTCCCTCTGATCCGTCGCCACGCGGACTGGCTCACCCAGCGCTTCCAGCAGGTTCTCGGGTACCGGCTGCTCGTTGACACCTCCTACGCCCGGCTGTTCAAGGCGGGCCTGGGACAAGGGGCGGGCCACCGGCTGGAGCGGTCCAGTGGCACCCCCTTCACCCCGCGCACCTACGCCTGCGTGGCCCTCGCTCTGTCCGTGCTGGTCACGGCACCCGAGCAGATGCTGTTGTCCCAGCTCGTCGCCGACATCAAGGCGGCGGCGGCCGACGCCGGCGTGGAGTGGGAGGACGTCGGCAGGGCCACCCAGAAGCGCACGCTGGGCGCCGCTCTTCGGCAGCTGGTCGACTGGGGTGTGCTCGCCGAGACGGAGGGGAGCGTCGGGGCCGTCGAGCAGGAGGACGGCGGCGAGGCCCTGATCTCGGTGGATCGGGAGATGGCCCGCGCGGTGGTCGCCGGCCCGCTCACGCAGAGCACGAGCGGGACCGACCTCGTGCGGCGGGCGGCCGACCCGGGCTTCGGCGGGCCGCGTACGTACGTGCGACGGATGCTCGTGGAGACGCCCGTCGTCCTCCTCGACGAGTTGACCGACGCCGAACGCGACTGGCTGCGTACCCGGCAGCGCCGGGAGGCCCAGGCGTTCTCCGAACTGCTCGGCCTGGAGGCGGAGATCAGGGCTGAGGGCGCCGCCTTGGTGGACCCCGAGGACGAGCTGTCCGACGTGAACTTCCCGGGCAGCGGGACGGTGGCGCAAGCCGCCCTGCTCGCGCTGGGTGAAATGGTGGAGAGACTGCGTCCCGACAGCCCCGGCCATCCCGCGACCGGTGGCCACCTCGTCATCGGCGTACCGATCCCGGACGGGCTGATCGACGAGATCCTGGCGGAGGTCGTCGTTTCGTACGGGCGGCGCAGCAACTGGAAGCGCGAACTCGTGGAGAGTCCGCCGGCCCTGGGCGCGGCCGTCGTTGACCTGCTGGTCCGGATGCGGCTCGTGGCCCGTGACGGCGTGCTGCGGTCCCAAGGCGCCGGTCTCCCCGAGGAATACGACGATGCCGTGCCTGAGGGCCGGCCCGTGACCGACGTATCCGGTGCGCGGGCTTCCGGCAGCGGCCTGGTGCTGCTGGCCGCCGCGGCCAGGTATGCCGCACAGGTCACCGTGCGGCCCGCCCAGCGAACGGTTGCCGCCATCGACGGACATCAGGAGCCTCTTTCATGA
- a CDS encoding TIGR02677 family protein, producing MEEPSQEAPSAQAERDGAWQRLTAYAYLSAPERLEHIAIMRVFCGTLLADLAVPDVRERLEAVGGPAAALDADTLATRLDQLVKWGNLLPSTHTVKASSISEYQRARSRYQLSKLGERIQRDADEMLASADTAREVSSELLALVERGLHELAESVVGVGGAEPQDALERISTLFVQFAEFADSVRDFYAYLGQVLARYDLDSAEYQGFKELLLDYVEAITEDVSFRAPRIAAALDRLWPHLPGLLKQLDAHSQGLLGVPPAARGESAARVQRSRGRELADWEGLRGWFSDLEGRGSQVDQLRDATLRALQSLLANAKRMLRSASGEMSRRKDLLRLARWFDDATPEDAHDIAVAAFGLYGARHLGIPPAADEAVPAYTSWWTGPVVEVPVALRERGSRAQRGRASAVENHSEQKLRLAEAARAQAEARRAAAQELRSASGRFAHIRLTSAALSLLLELLATALGNAQLRRGGSDSAQERGFAVEGASSEDVELGVRLTVRSVAGFSTVLRAADGDLILDGLDLSVVGVADRATFEARASAS from the coding sequence ATGGAGGAACCGTCACAAGAAGCCCCTTCGGCGCAAGCCGAGCGCGACGGGGCGTGGCAGCGGCTGACGGCGTACGCCTACCTGAGCGCGCCCGAGCGGCTGGAGCACATAGCGATCATGCGGGTCTTCTGCGGGACCCTCTTGGCCGACCTGGCCGTGCCAGACGTGCGGGAGAGGCTTGAAGCGGTCGGTGGGCCGGCGGCCGCGTTGGACGCCGACACGCTCGCCACGCGGCTGGATCAGCTGGTGAAGTGGGGCAATCTCCTACCGAGCACGCACACCGTCAAGGCGTCCAGCATCAGCGAATACCAGCGGGCTCGGTCCCGCTACCAGCTCTCGAAGTTGGGCGAGCGCATCCAGCGGGACGCCGACGAGATGCTCGCGAGTGCGGACACGGCGCGTGAGGTCAGCAGCGAGCTGCTGGCCCTCGTCGAGCGCGGGCTGCATGAGCTCGCCGAGTCGGTGGTAGGGGTGGGCGGCGCGGAGCCGCAGGACGCGCTGGAGCGCATCAGCACCCTCTTCGTGCAGTTCGCCGAGTTCGCCGACTCCGTACGGGACTTCTATGCCTACCTGGGCCAGGTGCTGGCCCGGTACGACCTGGACTCTGCCGAGTACCAGGGTTTCAAGGAGCTGCTGCTCGACTACGTCGAGGCCATCACCGAGGACGTGTCCTTCCGCGCGCCGAGGATCGCGGCAGCGCTTGACCGGCTATGGCCGCACCTTCCCGGCCTGCTCAAGCAGCTCGACGCCCACAGCCAGGGCCTCTTGGGTGTCCCGCCGGCCGCGCGCGGGGAGTCCGCGGCCAGGGTCCAGCGCAGCCGCGGCCGTGAGCTGGCGGACTGGGAGGGACTGCGGGGGTGGTTCAGCGACCTGGAGGGGCGGGGGAGCCAGGTCGACCAGCTTCGAGACGCCACCCTCCGCGCGCTGCAGTCGCTGCTCGCCAACGCCAAGCGGATGCTGCGCTCGGCGTCGGGAGAGATGTCGCGGCGGAAGGATCTGTTGCGGCTGGCCCGTTGGTTCGACGACGCCACTCCGGAGGATGCGCACGACATCGCGGTCGCAGCCTTCGGCCTCTACGGCGCCCGGCACCTCGGGATTCCGCCGGCGGCCGACGAGGCGGTTCCCGCGTACACGAGTTGGTGGACCGGCCCGGTCGTAGAGGTACCGGTGGCCCTGCGGGAGCGGGGCTCCCGCGCCCAGCGGGGCAGGGCCTCGGCGGTGGAGAACCATTCCGAGCAGAAACTGCGGCTGGCGGAGGCGGCCCGTGCCCAGGCGGAGGCCAGACGTGCGGCCGCGCAGGAGCTGCGCAGCGCCTCTGGCCGCTTCGCACACATACGGCTTACCTCGGCTGCCCTGTCGCTGCTGCTGGAACTGCTCGCCACGGCCTTGGGCAACGCCCAACTTCGCCGCGGCGGAAGCGACTCCGCGCAGGAACGTGGTTTCGCAGTGGAGGGAGCCAGCAGCGAGGACGTCGAGCTGGGCGTACGTCTCACCGTCCGGTCCGTGGCCGGATTCTCGACCGTGCTGCGTGCGGCCGATGGCGACCTCATCCTCGACGGCCTGGACCTCTCGGTGGTGGGAGTAGCAGACCGCGCAACCTTCGAAGCGCGGGCGAGCGCATCGTGA
- a CDS encoding DUF262 domain-containing protein — MSLYELFGPDQRLIVPIFQRPYVWTEDRNWRPMWDDVASLANRRLAGDDVHRHFLGAVVLDQLKTPTGSMPARQVIDGQQRLTTLQVLLAAVRDVAIELGVQDRYVRALRKLTLNDDDMTDDPSAAYKVWPTNSDRESFRIIMDGDLRGQANGVLPGEKDDLQLVQAYRFLRDQAINWAEALGYEGRLEKGFDALVRVLREKLEVVVIDLKPDDNAQVIFESLNDRGTPLQASDLVKNFVFQTAEEQNLPVEALHRDVWAHLETRAWRREISQGRLKRPKLDVFFTQFLTSELVEEVQSPQLFLTFRKLIRDTGADMPRLLQHLLTQSRVYEQLTSEEQPSTPEGRFLRNLHVLDVNTIIPVLLYLVTRFAEHERAAAVAALDSYLLRRTVCRQTTKNYNRLFLELLHVLKEKDDPAVVEDFLQRQDADSGFWPRDADVRYVFRSQPLYKQLTRARLRLLLGELEDELYTGKTERQLYTSKLTIEHLMPQAWETHWPLSRGNLNGAERRQNLIHTIGNLTLLTRALNPSVSNGAWGRKHSEILLHSGLSLNRSLPSVWEEDCIVARADHLAQVFCRRWPRPDGGTATPPVTVVPVAGRAEAAKSRRAVVGQGSRRDVARHIQEAFAGMPIGTVLTRAQIVAVRTSQYEAGEISPGAVGARLRSDNVPGVRTVPGSSPLAARKTG, encoded by the coding sequence ATGAGCCTGTACGAGCTCTTCGGGCCAGACCAGCGACTCATAGTGCCGATCTTCCAACGGCCCTACGTCTGGACCGAGGACAGGAACTGGCGCCCCATGTGGGATGACGTCGCCTCCTTGGCCAACCGGAGGCTCGCTGGCGATGACGTTCACCGGCACTTCCTCGGTGCTGTTGTACTCGACCAGTTGAAGACGCCCACCGGCTCCATGCCCGCACGGCAGGTAATCGATGGTCAACAGCGTCTGACTACGCTGCAGGTTCTCTTGGCTGCGGTCCGCGACGTCGCAATCGAACTTGGGGTGCAGGACAGATACGTGCGCGCCCTTAGGAAGCTCACACTCAACGACGACGACATGACGGATGACCCGTCTGCGGCCTACAAAGTGTGGCCCACGAACAGTGATCGAGAATCCTTCCGCATCATCATGGATGGAGATTTGCGGGGGCAAGCGAATGGTGTGCTCCCTGGCGAAAAGGACGACCTCCAGCTTGTCCAAGCGTATCGATTTCTTCGCGATCAGGCGATCAACTGGGCTGAAGCGTTGGGCTATGAGGGAAGATTGGAGAAGGGATTCGATGCTCTGGTACGCGTCTTGCGTGAGAAGCTTGAGGTAGTAGTCATCGATCTTAAGCCCGACGACAATGCACAGGTCATTTTCGAGAGTCTCAATGATCGCGGTACTCCGCTGCAAGCGTCAGATCTGGTGAAGAACTTTGTATTCCAGACTGCGGAGGAGCAGAATCTGCCGGTGGAGGCGCTTCATCGGGATGTTTGGGCGCATCTGGAGACCCGTGCTTGGCGCCGCGAAATCAGCCAAGGGCGACTTAAGCGACCAAAGCTCGATGTGTTCTTCACTCAATTTCTCACGTCTGAACTCGTAGAGGAAGTGCAGTCGCCTCAGCTCTTCCTTACATTCCGCAAATTGATCCGTGATACCGGCGCTGACATGCCCCGCCTTCTTCAGCACCTACTCACCCAAAGTCGGGTGTATGAACAGTTGACGTCGGAGGAACAGCCGAGCACTCCTGAGGGTCGGTTTCTGCGAAATCTCCATGTTTTAGATGTCAACACCATAATCCCGGTATTGTTGTACCTGGTCACTCGGTTTGCTGAGCATGAACGTGCCGCGGCAGTAGCGGCACTGGATTCTTACCTACTCCGTCGCACTGTATGTCGACAGACGACGAAGAATTACAACCGACTCTTCCTCGAACTTCTTCATGTGCTGAAGGAGAAGGACGATCCGGCAGTGGTGGAAGATTTTTTGCAACGGCAGGACGCAGACTCCGGGTTCTGGCCCAGAGACGCCGATGTTCGCTACGTCTTCCGTTCGCAGCCGCTCTACAAACAGCTCACCCGAGCTCGGTTGCGGTTGTTGCTGGGTGAGTTGGAGGACGAGCTTTATACAGGTAAGACGGAGCGGCAACTGTATACCAGTAAGTTAACAATCGAGCACCTCATGCCTCAGGCATGGGAAACTCATTGGCCGTTGTCTCGCGGCAACTTAAATGGGGCAGAACGGCGACAGAATCTCATCCACACCATCGGTAACCTGACCCTTCTGACGCGAGCTCTAAACCCATCTGTATCCAACGGCGCCTGGGGGAGGAAGCATTCAGAGATTCTGCTTCACAGCGGGCTCTCGTTGAACAGGTCATTGCCATCCGTCTGGGAAGAGGACTGCATTGTTGCGAGAGCCGACCATTTGGCGCAGGTCTTCTGCCGCCGTTGGCCGCGCCCAGATGGCGGAACGGCGACGCCTCCCGTCACTGTGGTACCCGTGGCCGGGCGGGCGGAGGCGGCTAAGAGCAGGCGTGCAGTGGTCGGTCAGGGGTCACGCCGTGACGTCGCCCGTCACATACAAGAGGCTTTCGCCGGCATGCCGATCGGAACCGTCCTCACTCGGGCACAGATAGTTGCGGTGCGTACCTCGCAGTATGAGGCCGGAGAGATCAGTCCCGGAGCAGTGGGGGCACGGCTTCGTAGTGACAACGTGCCTGGTGTGCGCACCGTTCCCGGGTCAAGTCCGCTGGCGGCGCGAAAGACAGGTTGA
- a CDS encoding GNAT family N-acetyltransferase gives MAINVLPVTGEQPELLAAAIALGDRYTKRLGLLTPPTYRKYADDGGLLVALDGDEVVGYALFGLPKRYQYVRLAHLCVAEERRGNGIAALLIAELRRLQSHRLGIRARCRRDYGLSPMWNSLGFVPKGEGLGRGGDKETLDTWWLDLGHDDLFTEVQSDALLVVAVDHSVFSGLQGSGDEQDIEESRALEAGWLADLIELAYTPQLLLDVREIEDRAERTHLRAGLSRLRSASPEDASVSARQKELIAALGKRMADVPIDDDMRRRLRYVAETAGAGLQVLATRDPELERLTDIVWDVARVRVVSPALVTQHVDELRQAQVYRPADLLGTAFSAEEVASGGEGELVAFFQQADGDNGTAFAARLVALDSDGVLWRKELLRDGSGHPVALYAWAMDGRTLNVSFLRTAAHRLEETLARQLLFMLKRLARERGAQVVRIVDPHLSPAARSAAGADGFIEDGNGFTALIVDVCGSAEAVSEAAERIAARTGRITPSLGAKTSPEIVSVAERAWWPAKLTDTALPSFIAPVKPRYSAELFNVPAMLLPRADVLGISREHVYYRSAGHRGESVPARILWYVSEGSPGGQGKMVIGCSRLDDVVVGDPDTLFSRFEHLGVYGLPEVRKQAQPTGSVMALRFSDTEIFPVQVAYSRLTALAAGLGLPLSLITLSKISNALFQAVYEEGHRKT, from the coding sequence ATGGCGATCAACGTGCTGCCAGTGACAGGGGAGCAGCCGGAACTACTCGCTGCAGCCATCGCCCTCGGCGACCGCTACACAAAACGGCTGGGCCTGCTCACGCCGCCCACCTACCGCAAGTATGCCGATGACGGCGGCCTCCTGGTGGCGCTGGACGGGGACGAGGTCGTCGGGTACGCGCTCTTCGGCTTGCCCAAGCGCTACCAGTACGTGCGTCTTGCGCACCTTTGCGTGGCGGAGGAGCGTCGGGGCAACGGGATCGCGGCTCTCTTGATCGCAGAGCTGCGCCGTCTGCAATCGCACCGTTTGGGCATCCGGGCGAGATGTCGACGCGACTACGGGTTGAGTCCCATGTGGAACAGCCTCGGCTTCGTCCCGAAAGGCGAGGGGCTGGGGCGCGGCGGCGACAAGGAGACTCTCGATACGTGGTGGCTCGATCTCGGCCACGACGACCTGTTCACCGAGGTGCAAAGCGATGCGTTGCTGGTCGTGGCGGTCGACCACAGTGTCTTCTCTGGGCTCCAGGGGTCGGGCGACGAGCAGGACATCGAGGAGTCGCGGGCACTGGAGGCCGGCTGGCTCGCGGACCTGATCGAACTTGCCTACACGCCGCAGCTCCTCTTGGACGTACGGGAGATCGAGGACCGGGCGGAGCGGACCCACCTGCGAGCTGGCCTGTCCCGGCTCCGTTCGGCCTCGCCTGAGGACGCTTCGGTGTCCGCGCGCCAGAAAGAGCTGATCGCGGCGCTGGGCAAGCGCATGGCGGATGTGCCGATCGACGACGACATGCGCCGTCGGCTGCGGTACGTGGCCGAGACGGCGGGCGCCGGTCTGCAGGTCCTGGCGACGCGTGATCCCGAGCTTGAGCGACTGACCGACATCGTCTGGGACGTCGCGCGTGTCCGGGTGGTCTCCCCGGCCCTGGTAACCCAGCATGTCGATGAACTCCGCCAAGCCCAGGTCTACCGTCCGGCGGACCTCCTGGGCACCGCGTTCTCGGCTGAGGAGGTAGCCTCCGGAGGCGAGGGGGAGCTGGTCGCCTTCTTCCAGCAGGCGGACGGCGACAACGGGACCGCCTTCGCCGCGCGGTTGGTAGCCCTCGATTCTGACGGGGTGTTGTGGCGCAAGGAGTTGCTGCGGGATGGCAGCGGACACCCGGTGGCTCTGTACGCCTGGGCCATGGACGGGCGCACGTTGAACGTCTCCTTCCTGCGCACGGCTGCACACCGTCTGGAGGAGACCCTCGCCCGGCAGTTGCTCTTCATGCTCAAGCGGCTGGCGCGGGAACGGGGCGCGCAAGTCGTCCGTATCGTGGATCCCCACCTCTCGCCGGCTGCCAGGTCAGCAGCGGGCGCTGACGGATTCATCGAGGACGGGAACGGCTTCACGGCGCTCATCGTGGACGTCTGCGGGTCGGCCGAAGCGGTATCTGAGGCGGCAGAACGGATCGCGGCACGAACTGGGCGTATAACGCCAAGTCTGGGAGCCAAGACATCGCCCGAGATCGTGAGCGTGGCGGAGCGGGCGTGGTGGCCCGCGAAGCTCACCGACACGGCCCTGCCGTCCTTCATCGCACCGGTGAAGCCCCGCTATTCCGCCGAACTCTTCAACGTGCCCGCCATGCTCCTGCCGCGAGCTGACGTGCTCGGGATCAGCCGTGAGCACGTCTACTACCGGTCCGCAGGACATCGCGGTGAGTCGGTCCCCGCACGGATCCTCTGGTACGTCAGCGAGGGGAGCCCCGGGGGGCAGGGCAAGATGGTGATCGGTTGTTCACGCCTGGACGACGTGGTTGTCGGCGATCCCGACACCCTCTTCTCGCGATTCGAACACTTGGGCGTATATGGTCTCCCGGAAGTGCGTAAGCAGGCCCAGCCGACAGGCAGCGTCATGGCGTTGAGGTTCTCGGACACGGAGATTTTTCCTGTACAGGTGGCGTACTCGCGTTTGACCGCGCTGGCTGCAGGGCTCGGACTACCGTTGTCGCTGATCACGCTGTCGAAGATCAGCAACGCACTGTTCCAGGCTGTGTACGAAGAGGGGCACCGAAAGACGTGA
- a CDS encoding ASCH domain-containing protein, which translates to MSDPERAMLLSVHPRFATAILAGTKTVEVRRQRVAAPPGTPVLLYATAPTMAIVGMARIASVQVASPREVWSASRTSAGITRREYDEYMSGATSASGLCLEEPITFDAPVPLAALRTSGSFHPPQSYRYLTGEDLRTVAAVAPGLGKALPGVRVGGERPWNH; encoded by the coding sequence GTGAGCGATCCGGAGCGCGCGATGCTGCTGTCCGTCCACCCGCGGTTCGCCACGGCGATCCTGGCCGGGACCAAGACGGTCGAGGTGCGTCGGCAACGTGTCGCTGCTCCGCCGGGAACCCCGGTACTCCTCTACGCGACAGCGCCCACGATGGCCATCGTGGGCATGGCACGGATCGCCTCCGTGCAGGTGGCCTCCCCTCGCGAGGTGTGGTCGGCTAGCCGTACGAGCGCCGGGATCACCCGGCGCGAGTACGACGAGTACATGAGTGGGGCGACCAGCGCCAGCGGCCTGTGCCTCGAAGAACCCATCACCTTCGATGCCCCGGTACCGCTGGCCGCGCTCCGGACATCTGGCTCCTTCCACCCGCCGCAGAGTTATCGCTACTTGACTGGGGAGGACCTCCGGACAGTCGCTGCGGTCGCACCAGGCCTTGGGAAGGCGCTGCCAGGCGTTCGAGTAGGAGGTGAGCGGCCTTGGAACCATTGA
- a CDS encoding serine/threonine-protein kinase, whose amino-acid sequence MEPLRDDDPTTIGGYALVCRIGDGGMGQVFLGESPAGHQAAVKVIKPSILDEDTRVRFRSEVESLRTVYGPFVAAFVGADADADPPWLAVEYVNGPDLRSFVADYGTLPLVETASLGALLAEGLGTVHEAGLLHRDLKPQNILLAAYGPKVIDFGLAVLAERRTALTATGFVVGSVLCMPPEQARGEHQLDRSADVYGLGASLLFAATGHYPYEGRTWQAVALNIEDPAVPPDLTGLPSELRPLVTEMLAADPCARPTLPEVTERLVRVIRGQGLTAFQAKRRLTDRTPELALPQLPPQPSAGADTVPPYTPAVLDVAAEEDDEQAPAPEPDEPDDPDGPRPVGVRPSAPLRIAERIRAGYARGARF is encoded by the coding sequence TTGGAACCATTGAGAGACGACGACCCGACAACGATCGGCGGCTATGCGCTGGTGTGCCGGATCGGGGACGGCGGCATGGGCCAGGTGTTCCTCGGCGAATCCCCGGCGGGCCACCAGGCCGCGGTGAAGGTCATCAAGCCGTCGATCCTCGACGAGGACACCCGTGTGCGCTTCCGGAGCGAAGTGGAGAGCCTGCGCACCGTTTACGGGCCGTTCGTGGCGGCCTTCGTCGGGGCGGATGCGGACGCTGACCCGCCGTGGCTCGCAGTGGAGTACGTCAACGGGCCGGACCTGCGCAGCTTCGTCGCCGACTACGGCACGCTGCCGCTGGTCGAGACCGCGAGCCTCGGGGCGCTGCTGGCGGAGGGGCTCGGCACGGTCCACGAGGCGGGGCTCCTGCACCGCGACCTGAAGCCGCAGAACATCCTCCTGGCTGCGTACGGCCCCAAGGTGATCGACTTCGGTCTCGCCGTGCTCGCGGAACGGCGGACGGCCTTGACGGCGACCGGCTTCGTCGTCGGGAGCGTGCTGTGCATGCCGCCGGAGCAGGCCCGAGGCGAGCACCAACTGGACCGGTCCGCCGACGTCTACGGTCTGGGTGCGTCGCTGCTGTTCGCCGCGACCGGTCACTATCCGTACGAGGGACGGACCTGGCAGGCCGTCGCGCTGAACATCGAAGACCCGGCGGTGCCGCCTGACCTCACTGGCCTGCCGTCCGAACTCAGGCCGCTGGTCACGGAGATGCTCGCGGCGGACCCCTGCGCCCGGCCGACGCTGCCCGAGGTCACCGAGCGGCTCGTCCGGGTCATCCGCGGCCAGGGCCTGACCGCCTTCCAGGCCAAGCGGCGGCTCACCGACCGCACGCCCGAGCTCGCCCTGCCCCAGCTGCCCCCGCAGCCCTCAGCCGGAGCGGACACCGTCCCCCCGTACACCCCGGCGGTGCTCGACGTCGCCGCGGAAGAGGACGACGAGCAAGCCCCTGCGCCCGAGCCCGACGAGCCCGACGATCCCGACGGGCCCAGGCCCGTCGGCGTGCGCCCCTCCGCGCCGCTGCGCATCGCCGAGCGCATCCGTGCCGGATACGCCCGCGGGGCACGTTTCTGA